The Sphingomonas donggukensis genomic interval CGCGGCGCGCATGTCATCGGGCGTCCACCTCCCCTCACCGACCAGCGCGAGGCAACCGACCATCGATCGCACCTGATGATGCAGGAATGATCGCGCCGATGCCGAAACGACGATACGGTCGCCACTCTGCACGACGTCGAGCCGGTCGAGCGTACGGAGTGGACTGTCGGCCTGGCAATGCGCCGATCGAAAGGTGGTGAAATCATGCCGCCCGACCAGATGCACCGCCCCCGCCGCCATCGCCGCCGCATCGAGCGGACGGGCGACGTGCCACGCCAGCCCCTTCTCCCACGTCGGTGGCGCGCGGCGATTAACGATATGATATTCATAATGCCGCGCAAGACACGAGAAACGCGCATGAAAATCGTCCGGCACCGTCACGCAATCGAGGATCGCAACCGGCGCGGGGCGGAGCAGCGCGTTCAGCGCCTCCATCAGCCGGAACGCGGTCACCGGCCTGGCGATATCGAGGTGCGCGCGCATCCCCCGCGCATGCACGCCGGCGTCGGTGCGTCCCGCGGCATGGACGACCACCGCCTCCCCGGTCATCGCCGCCGCCGCCGCCTCGATCGCCGCTTGCACGCTGGCCCCGTGCTTCTGACGCTGCCACCCCATGAACGGGCGCCCGTCATATTCGATGGTCAGCGCAAAGCGAGTCACAGGCGGGTGCCGCGCGGAATTGGAAACCCGTGAAGCAGTTCGTCCACGCCCATCTCGCCACGTCCGGCGCGTTGCAAGCGGTGCGGGCGGATCGCGCCGCTGCCGCATGCGATGAGCAGGCGATCGTCAAGCACGACGCCGGGGGCCGCCGCTTGCGGATCGATCTCCTCGATATCGGCGCGCAGTATCTTGATGCGCTCGCCCGACAGTTCGAAGAACGCGCCGGGCGCCGGGTGAAACGCGTCGATCTGGCGGTCGATCTGCTCGGCGGACTGGGTGAAGTCGATCCGCGCCTCCGCCTTGTCGATCTTGGCGGCATAGGTAACGCCCTCTGCCGGCTGCGGCACCGGCGGGTGGCCATCGAGATCGGCCAGCACGCTCACCATCAGCGCCGCACCCATGTCTGCGAGTTCCCGCGTCAGATCGCCTGTGGTCTTGCCCGAGCACCGCGTGTGCGCCTCCGCGCGCACCGGCCCGGTATCCAGCCCGGCCTCCATCTGCATGATCCCGACCCCGGTCTCGGCGTCGCCGGCCAGGATCGCGCGATGGATCGGCGCCGCCCCGCGCCACCGTGGCAACAGCGATCCGTGGATGTTCAGGCATCCGTAGCGCGGCATGTCGAGCACCGCCTGCGGCAGGATGAGGCCGTAAGCAGCGACGACCGCGACGTCCGCGTCCCACGCGGCAAACTCCGCCTGCGCCTCAGCCCCGCGCAGCGACACCGGCGTCCGCACCGCAATGCCCAGCGCCTCGGCGCGCGCCTGCACCGACGACGGCACCAGCGCCCGCCCTCGCCGCCCGCCGGGGCGGGGGGGCTGGCTGTACGCCGCGACGACGTCGTGTCCGGCCGTGACCAGCGCGTCGAGCGCCGGTACCGCGAATTCGGGCGTTCCCATGAAGACGATCCGCATGCGCTCGCTTCGACACGCTGGCGCCCGCCCGCGCAACCCCCTATCTGTTCCCGCATGGCATCCCCCGAGATCGAGGC includes:
- the fmt gene encoding methionyl-tRNA formyltransferase; the encoded protein is MRIVFMGTPEFAVPALDALVTAGHDVVAAYSQPPRPGGRRGRALVPSSVQARAEALGIAVRTPVSLRGAEAQAEFAAWDADVAVVAAYGLILPQAVLDMPRYGCLNIHGSLLPRWRGAAPIHRAILAGDAETGVGIMQMEAGLDTGPVRAEAHTRCSGKTTGDLTRELADMGAALMVSVLADLDGHPPVPQPAEGVTYAAKIDKAEARIDFTQSAEQIDRQIDAFHPAPGAFFELSGERIKILRADIEEIDPQAAAPGVVLDDRLLIACGSGAIRPHRLQRAGRGEMGVDELLHGFPIPRGTRL
- the truA gene encoding tRNA pseudouridine(38-40) synthase TruA, producing the protein MTRFALTIEYDGRPFMGWQRQKHGASVQAAIEAAAAAMTGEAVVVHAAGRTDAGVHARGMRAHLDIARPVTAFRLMEALNALLRPAPVAILDCVTVPDDFHARFSCLARHYEYHIVNRRAPPTWEKGLAWHVARPLDAAAMAAGAVHLVGRHDFTTFRSAHCQADSPLRTLDRLDVVQSGDRIVVSASARSFLHHQVRSMVGCLALVGEGRWTPDDMRAALEARDRDALGLNAPPDGLYFMAADYPAD